From one Streptomyces sp. NBC_01478 genomic stretch:
- a CDS encoding AfsR/SARP family transcriptional regulator codes for MVYDTSLPTPALRLLGTFRLEGADGSAVTVQTPGRRLLAFLALNGPTARDVLAGTLWPEVSEEHACGSLRTTLWRLHRASRPLLDCRRQLLALHDELNVDTHVFARTARRVVDTDGPPGDHPDVGLLFAGELLPGWDEEWVVFERERLRQLRLHALESLSRRLARHGQYALALDAALTGVGIEPLRESAHRAVVAVHLAENNLVEAVRHYHAYRRLARIELGLEPSPIFTTMLPPGRLPLEAAGQGLPT; via the coding sequence ATGGTGTACGACACGTCGCTGCCGACACCCGCACTGCGGCTGCTGGGAACCTTCCGGCTGGAGGGCGCCGACGGCTCAGCCGTCACCGTCCAGACCCCGGGCCGAAGACTGCTGGCCTTTCTCGCCCTGAATGGCCCGACCGCCCGCGACGTCCTCGCCGGGACGCTCTGGCCCGAGGTCTCCGAGGAACACGCCTGCGGCAGCCTGCGCACCACGCTGTGGCGGCTGCACCGGGCAAGCCGCCCCCTCCTCGACTGCCGCCGCCAACTGCTCGCCCTCCATGACGAACTCAACGTCGACACACACGTCTTCGCCCGCACCGCCCGACGGGTGGTGGACACCGACGGACCACCAGGCGACCACCCCGACGTGGGCCTGCTGTTCGCCGGCGAGTTACTCCCGGGCTGGGACGAGGAGTGGGTGGTCTTCGAGCGCGAGCGGCTGCGCCAACTGCGCCTGCACGCCCTCGAATCACTCAGCCGCCGGCTCGCCCGGCACGGCCAGTACGCGCTCGCCCTGGACGCCGCGCTCACCGGGGTCGGCATCGAACCGCTGCGGGAGAGCGCCCACCGTGCGGTGGTCGCCGTCCACCTCGCGGAGAACAACCTGGTGGAGGCGGTCCGCCACTACCACGCCTACCGCCGCCTGGCCCGGATCGAGCTCGGCCTGGAGCCCTCGCCCATATTCACCACCATGCTGCCGCCGGGCAGGCTGCCACTCGAAGCCGCGGGCCAAGGGTTGCCGACCTGA
- the hisS gene encoding histidine--tRNA ligase, translating to MSTFQAPKGTYDLIPPESAKYLAVREAIAAPLRNSGYGYIETPGFENVELFARGVGESTDIVTKEMYAFETKGGDQLALRPEGTASVLRAALEANLHKLGNLPVKLWYSGSYYRYERPQKGRYRHFSQVGAEAIGAEDPALDAELIILADQAYRSLGLRDFRILLNSLGDKECRPVYRAALQDFLRGLDLDEETLRRADINPLRVLDDKRPDVQKQLTDAPLLRDYLCDACKAYHEEVRELITAAGVGFEDDPKLVRGLDYYTRTTFEFVHDGLGSQSAVGGGGRYDGLSEMIGGPALPSVGWALGVDRTVLALEAEGVELELPASTSVFAVPLGEEARRVLFAKVTELRKLGIAADFSYGSKGLKGAMKNANRSGARYTIVAGERDLAEGVVQLKDMESGEQRAVGVNEIVAELESKLG from the coding sequence GTGAGCACCTTTCAGGCCCCCAAGGGCACGTACGACCTGATTCCGCCGGAGTCGGCCAAGTACCTCGCCGTCCGCGAGGCCATCGCCGCTCCGCTGCGCAACTCGGGCTACGGCTACATCGAGACGCCCGGCTTCGAGAACGTCGAGCTGTTCGCGCGCGGGGTCGGCGAGTCCACCGACATCGTGACCAAGGAGATGTACGCCTTCGAGACCAAGGGCGGCGACCAGCTCGCCCTGCGCCCCGAAGGCACGGCTTCCGTACTGCGCGCGGCACTTGAGGCCAACCTGCACAAGCTGGGCAACCTCCCGGTCAAGCTCTGGTACTCGGGCTCCTACTACCGCTACGAGCGCCCCCAGAAGGGCCGTTACCGCCACTTCTCCCAGGTCGGCGCCGAGGCCATCGGTGCCGAAGACCCGGCGCTGGACGCCGAGTTGATCATCCTGGCGGACCAGGCGTACCGGTCGCTGGGCCTGCGCGACTTCCGCATCCTTCTCAACAGCCTGGGCGACAAGGAGTGCCGTCCGGTGTACCGGGCCGCGCTGCAGGACTTCCTGCGCGGCCTGGACCTCGACGAGGAGACGCTGCGCCGCGCGGACATCAACCCGCTCCGGGTCCTCGACGACAAACGCCCGGACGTCCAGAAGCAGTTGACGGACGCGCCGCTGCTGCGCGACTACCTGTGCGACGCCTGCAAGGCGTACCACGAGGAGGTCCGCGAGCTCATCACGGCGGCGGGCGTCGGTTTCGAGGACGACCCGAAGCTGGTGCGCGGCCTGGACTACTACACCCGTACGACCTTCGAGTTCGTCCACGACGGTCTGGGCTCCCAGTCCGCGGTGGGCGGCGGCGGTCGCTACGACGGCCTCTCCGAGATGATCGGCGGCCCCGCGCTGCCCTCGGTGGGCTGGGCGTTGGGCGTCGACCGTACGGTGTTGGCGTTGGAGGCAGAGGGCGTCGAACTCGAACTCCCCGCGTCCACCAGCGTGTTCGCCGTCCCGCTCGGCGAGGAGGCCCGCCGCGTCCTCTTCGCCAAGGTCACCGAACTCCGCAAGCTGGGCATCGCGGCCGACTTCTCCTACGGCTCCAAGGGGCTCAAGGGTGCGATGAAGAACGCCAACCGCAGTGGCGCCCGCTACACGATCGTCGCCGGCGAACGGGACCTCGCCGAGGGGGTCGTGCAGCTCAAGGACATGGAGTCCGGGGAGCAGCGGGCGGTCGGGGTGAACGAGATCGTGGCGGAGCTGGAGTCGAAGCTGGGCTGA
- a CDS encoding MBL fold metallo-hydrolase, whose translation MLIAGFPAGAWGTNCYLVAPAAGEECVIIDPGHQATEGVEEALRKHRLKPVAVVLTHGHIDHVASVVPVCGAHDVPAWIHPEDRYMMSDPEKALGRSIGMPLMGELTVGEPDDVKELTDGARLELAGLEFSVAHAPGHTKGSVTFQMPENTEIPSVFFSGDLLFAGSIGRTDLPGGSHAEILDSLARVCLPLDDSTVVLSGHGPQTTIGQERATNPYLREVASGQGAHVKAPRRGM comes from the coding sequence GTGCTCATTGCCGGGTTCCCCGCCGGGGCCTGGGGGACGAACTGTTATCTCGTCGCCCCCGCCGCCGGTGAGGAGTGCGTGATCATCGACCCGGGCCATCAGGCCACCGAGGGAGTCGAGGAAGCGCTCAGGAAGCATCGGCTCAAGCCCGTCGCGGTCGTCCTCACCCATGGCCACATCGACCATGTGGCCTCGGTCGTCCCGGTGTGCGGCGCGCACGACGTGCCGGCCTGGATCCACCCCGAGGACCGCTACATGATGAGCGACCCCGAGAAGGCGCTCGGCCGCTCGATCGGGATGCCGCTGATGGGCGAGCTGACCGTGGGGGAGCCGGACGACGTCAAGGAGCTGACCGACGGCGCGCGGCTGGAGCTGGCGGGCCTGGAGTTCTCGGTCGCGCATGCGCCCGGCCATACCAAGGGGTCGGTGACCTTCCAGATGCCCGAGAACACGGAGATCCCCTCCGTGTTCTTCTCCGGGGATCTGCTCTTCGCCGGCTCCATCGGACGCACCGACCTGCCCGGCGGCTCCCACGCCGAGATCCTCGACTCGCTGGCCCGCGTGTGCCTGCCGCTCGACGACTCGACCGTGGTGCTGTCCGGCCACGGCCCCCAGACGACCATCGGCCAGGAGCGCGCCACGAACCCGTATCTGCGGGAGGTGGCCTCCGGCCAGGGAGCCCACGTGAAGGCTCCCCGACGAGGAATGTGA
- a CDS encoding peptidylprolyl isomerase: MVTQEQRKRQLAREKFLRQQQRRTAARRKARARNSVIASVLGVIVIGSVALYTTGVLKDDDKSNASADVTPSASATSKAPDPCAKPAAGKIKTLSWKKEPTMTIDTSAKYTMKLATTCGDIDIALKTKAAPHTVNSFDFLAAKGYFDHTKCHRLTTSGIYVLQCGDPTGAGSGGPGYTIPDENLKDTSLKGGIYPAGTIAMANTGQAHTGGSQFFLVYKDSTLPASYTPFGTISASGMKVLNKIAAAGESTGAGDGAPNATVVINKATVTKS; encoded by the coding sequence GTGGTCACCCAGGAACAGCGGAAGCGGCAGCTCGCGCGGGAGAAGTTCTTGCGGCAGCAGCAGCGGCGCACGGCCGCTCGACGCAAGGCGCGTGCGCGCAACTCGGTGATCGCGTCGGTGCTCGGCGTGATCGTGATCGGCAGTGTGGCGCTCTACACGACCGGCGTCCTGAAGGACGACGACAAGTCCAACGCGAGCGCGGACGTGACGCCCAGCGCCTCGGCCACGAGCAAGGCGCCGGACCCGTGCGCGAAGCCGGCCGCGGGCAAGATCAAGACGCTGAGCTGGAAGAAGGAGCCGACGATGACGATCGACACGTCGGCCAAGTACACGATGAAGCTGGCGACGACGTGCGGCGACATCGACATCGCGCTGAAGACGAAGGCGGCACCGCACACGGTGAACTCGTTCGACTTCCTCGCCGCCAAGGGCTACTTCGACCACACGAAGTGCCACCGGCTCACCACCAGCGGCATCTACGTGCTGCAGTGCGGTGACCCGACGGGCGCGGGCAGCGGCGGTCCCGGCTACACGATCCCGGACGAGAACCTGAAGGACACCAGCCTCAAGGGCGGGATCTACCCGGCGGGCACGATCGCGATGGCCAACACCGGTCAGGCGCACACCGGCGGCAGCCAGTTCTTCCTCGTCTACAAGGACAGCACGCTTCCGGCCAGCTACACCCCGTTCGGTACCATCTCGGCCTCCGGGATGAAGGTCCTGAACAAGATCGCGGCCGCTGGTGAGAGCACGGGCGCGGGCGACGGAGCACCGAACGCAACGGTCGTGATCAACAAGGCGACCGTCACGAAATCCTGA
- a CDS encoding DUF349 domain-containing protein: protein MSSDPWGRVDETGTVYVRTADGEQVVGSWQAGSPEEALAYFERKYEGLVVEIGLLEKRVKTTDLSAKDAQAAVDHLREQVDAHHAVGDLAALGVRLDKLVETVEARREERKQQRAKQSDEARHSKEALVVEAEELAQSDQWRAAGERLRALVDTWKGLPRLDRKSDDELWHRFSHARSAFSKRRKAHFASLDAQREEARKTKEKLVAEAEGLSASTDWGPTAARYRELMNDWKAAGRAQREHEDDLWNRFRGAQDVFFAARSSVFAERDAEQTENLKLKEELAEEAEKLLPVTDLKAARAAFRSINERWEAIGHVPRDARPKVEGRMHTIERALQESEETEWRRTNPEARARAEGLTGQLQAAVDKLRGQIEQARTQGNNSRADKLERELEGRQALLDQALKGLQEFGG from the coding sequence GTGAGCAGCGACCCGTGGGGCCGCGTCGACGAGACGGGCACCGTGTACGTGCGTACGGCCGACGGCGAGCAGGTCGTCGGTTCCTGGCAGGCCGGCTCCCCCGAGGAGGCGCTGGCCTACTTCGAGCGCAAGTACGAAGGCCTGGTTGTCGAGATCGGCCTCCTCGAGAAGCGCGTGAAGACCACCGACCTGTCGGCGAAGGACGCGCAGGCCGCCGTAGACCATCTCCGTGAGCAGGTCGACGCCCACCACGCGGTGGGCGACCTGGCGGCGCTGGGGGTCCGGCTGGACAAGCTGGTGGAGACCGTCGAGGCGCGCCGCGAGGAGCGCAAGCAGCAGCGCGCCAAGCAGTCCGACGAGGCCCGGCACTCCAAGGAGGCGCTGGTCGTCGAGGCGGAGGAGCTGGCGCAGTCCGACCAGTGGCGGGCCGCCGGTGAGCGGCTGCGCGCGCTGGTGGACACCTGGAAGGGTCTGCCGCGCCTGGACCGCAAGTCGGACGACGAGCTGTGGCACCGCTTCTCGCACGCCCGGTCGGCCTTCTCCAAGCGCCGCAAGGCGCACTTCGCGTCGCTGGACGCGCAGCGCGAGGAGGCCCGCAAGACCAAGGAGAAGCTGGTCGCCGAGGCCGAGGGTCTGTCGGCCTCGACGGACTGGGGCCCCACGGCCGCGCGCTACCGCGAGCTGATGAACGACTGGAAGGCGGCGGGCCGCGCCCAGCGCGAGCACGAGGACGATCTGTGGAACCGCTTCCGCGGCGCCCAGGACGTCTTCTTCGCCGCCCGCAGCTCGGTCTTCGCCGAGCGGGACGCCGAGCAGACGGAGAACCTGAAGCTCAAGGAGGAGCTGGCCGAGGAGGCCGAGAAGCTCCTGCCGGTCACCGACCTGAAGGCGGCCCGTGCGGCCTTCCGCTCGATCAACGAGCGCTGGGAGGCCATCGGCCATGTGCCGCGTGACGCCCGCCCGAAGGTCGAGGGCCGGATGCACACGATCGAGCGGGCCCTGCAGGAGTCCGAGGAGACCGAGTGGCGCCGGACGAACCCGGAGGCACGCGCGCGTGCCGAGGGTCTGACCGGCCAGCTCCAGGCCGCCGTGGACAAGCTCAGGGGCCAGATCGAGCAGGCTCGGACCCAGGGCAACAACTCCCGCGCCGACAAGCTGGAGCGCGAGCTGGAGGGCCGCCAGGCTCTGCTGGACCAGGCCCTGAAGGGCCTCCAGGAGTTCGGCGGCTGA
- a CDS encoding RelA/SpoT family protein produces the protein MADEAQPLTAAKPEPTPGPAAEPAPSATTAQSEPSGTAEHAQTAPADKAAEPARPKPDQPERPAAAPAPRPTAGQPARTGGGSSNRVRARLARLGVQRSNPYNPVLEPLLRIVRSNDPKIETATLRQVESAYQVAERWHRGQKRKSGDPYITHPLAVTTILAELGMDPATLMAGLLHDTVEDTEYGLDQLRRDFGDSVALLVDGVTKLDKVKFGEAAQAETVRKMVVAMAKDPRVLVIKLADRLHNMRTMRYLKREKQEKKARETLEIYAPLAHRLGMNTIKWELEDLAFAILYPKMYDEIVRLVAERAPKRDEYLAIVTDEVQTDLRAARIKATVTGRPKHYYSVYQKMIVRGRDFAEIYDLVGIRVLVDTVRDCYAALGTVHARWNPVPGRFKDYIAMPKFNMYQSLHTTVIGPNGKPVELQIRTFDMHRRAEYGIAAHWKYKQEAVAGTSKVRSETPRTTGKDDHLNDMAWLRQLLDWQKETEDPGEFLESLRFDLSRNEVFVFTPKGDVIALPAGATPVDFSYAVHTEVGHRTIGARVNGRLVPLESTLDNGDLVEVFTSKAPGAGPSRDWLGFVKSPRARNKIRAWFSKERRDEAIEQGKDAIARAMRKQNLPIQRILTGDSLVTLAHEMRYPDISSLYAAIGEGHVAAQNVVQKLVQALGGEEAATEEIDESVPPTTGRGRKRRSNADPGVVVKGVDDVWVKLARCCTPVPGDPIIGFVTRGSGVSVHRSDCVNVESLSREPERILEVEWAPTQSSVFLVAIQVEALDRSRLLSDVTRVLSDQHVNILSAAVQTSRDRVATSRFTFEMGDPKHLGHVLKAVRGVEGVYDVYRVTSARNKS, from the coding sequence TTGGCAGACGAGGCCCAGCCCCTGACCGCCGCCAAGCCCGAGCCCACCCCGGGCCCCGCGGCGGAGCCCGCGCCCAGTGCGACGACCGCGCAGAGCGAACCGAGCGGGACGGCGGAGCACGCCCAGACGGCACCCGCCGACAAGGCGGCCGAGCCCGCGCGCCCCAAGCCGGACCAGCCCGAGCGCCCGGCGGCCGCCCCCGCGCCCCGGCCCACGGCCGGCCAGCCCGCCCGCACCGGCGGCGGCTCCTCCAACCGCGTCCGCGCTCGCCTGGCCCGCCTCGGCGTGCAGCGCTCGAACCCGTACAACCCGGTCCTGGAGCCCCTGCTGCGGATAGTGCGCAGCAACGACCCGAAGATCGAGACGGCCACCCTCCGCCAGGTCGAGAGCGCCTACCAGGTCGCCGAGCGCTGGCACCGCGGCCAGAAGCGCAAGAGCGGCGACCCGTACATCACGCACCCGCTCGCCGTGACGACGATCCTCGCCGAACTGGGCATGGACCCGGCGACCCTCATGGCCGGTCTGCTGCACGACACCGTCGAGGACACCGAGTACGGCCTCGACCAGCTCCGCCGCGACTTCGGCGACTCCGTCGCCCTCCTCGTCGACGGCGTCACCAAGCTGGACAAGGTCAAGTTCGGCGAGGCCGCGCAGGCCGAGACCGTCCGCAAGATGGTCGTCGCGATGGCCAAGGACCCGCGCGTCCTGGTCATCAAGCTCGCCGACCGCCTGCACAACATGCGCACCATGCGCTACCTCAAGCGCGAGAAGCAGGAGAAGAAGGCGCGCGAGACGCTGGAGATCTACGCGCCGCTCGCCCATCGCCTGGGCATGAACACCATCAAGTGGGAACTGGAGGACCTCGCCTTCGCGATCCTCTACCCCAAGATGTACGACGAGATCGTACGGCTGGTGGCCGAGCGGGCACCGAAGCGTGACGAATACCTGGCCATAGTGACCGACGAGGTCCAGACCGACCTGCGTGCCGCCCGCATCAAGGCGACCGTCACCGGCCGCCCGAAGCACTACTACAGCGTCTACCAGAAGATGATCGTCCGCGGCCGCGACTTCGCGGAGATCTACGACCTGGTGGGCATCCGCGTCCTCGTGGACACCGTCCGCGACTGCTACGCGGCCCTCGGCACCGTGCACGCGCGATGGAACCCGGTCCCCGGCCGGTTCAAGGACTACATCGCGATGCCCAAGTTCAACATGTACCAGTCGCTGCACACCACGGTGATCGGCCCCAACGGCAAGCCGGTTGAACTCCAGATCCGTACCTTCGACATGCACCGCCGCGCCGAGTACGGCATCGCCGCGCACTGGAAGTACAAGCAGGAGGCCGTCGCCGGCACCTCCAAGGTGCGCTCGGAGACGCCCAGGACCACTGGCAAGGACGACCACCTCAACGACATGGCGTGGCTGCGCCAGTTGCTCGACTGGCAGAAGGAGACCGAGGACCCGGGCGAGTTCCTGGAGTCCCTGCGCTTCGACCTGTCCCGCAACGAGGTCTTCGTCTTCACGCCCAAGGGCGACGTGATAGCGCTTCCGGCGGGCGCGACCCCGGTGGACTTCTCGTACGCGGTGCACACCGAGGTCGGCCACCGGACCATAGGAGCACGGGTCAACGGGCGGCTCGTACCGCTCGAATCCACCCTGGACAACGGCGACTTGGTGGAGGTCTTCACCTCCAAGGCACCCGGCGCCGGCCCCTCCCGCGACTGGCTCGGCTTCGTCAAGTCGCCGCGCGCCCGCAACAAGATCAGAGCCTGGTTCTCCAAGGAGCGCCGCGACGAGGCGATCGAGCAGGGCAAGGACGCCATCGCCCGCGCGATGCGCAAACAGAACCTGCCGATCCAGCGCATCCTCACCGGCGACTCCCTGGTCACGCTCGCGCACGAGATGCGCTACCCGGACATCTCCTCGCTGTACGCGGCGATCGGCGAGGGCCATGTCGCCGCGCAGAACGTCGTACAGAAGCTGGTGCAGGCCCTCGGCGGCGAGGAGGCGGCCACCGAGGAGATCGACGAGAGCGTGCCGCCGACGACCGGCCGGGGCCGCAAGCGCCGGTCGAACGCCGACCCCGGTGTCGTCGTCAAGGGCGTCGACGACGTGTGGGTCAAACTGGCCCGCTGTTGTACGCCCGTCCCCGGCGACCCCATCATCGGTTTCGTCACACGGGGTAGCGGCGTATCGGTTCACCGCAGCGACTGCGTCAACGTGGAGTCACTGTCCCGCGAACCCGAGCGCATCCTGGAAGTCGAGTGGGCGCCCACCCAGTCCTCGGTCTTCCTGGTCGCCATACAGGTGGAGGCCTTGGACCGCTCCCGGCTTCTCTCGGACGTCACCCGCGTCCTGTCCGACCAGCACGTCAACATCCTCTCCGCGGCCGTCCAGACCTCCCGCGACCGCGTCGCCACCTCCCGCTTCACCTTCGAGATGGGCGACCCCAAGCACCTGGGCCACGTCCTGAAGGCGGTCAGGGGCGTGGAGGGGGTCTACGACGTCTACCGCGTGACGTCGGCGCGCAACAAGTCGTAG
- a CDS encoding adenine phosphoribosyltransferase: MTDIKELLLSRIRDVADYPEPGVMFKDITPLLADPAAFTALTDALAEIVVSTGATKVVGLEARGFILGAPAAVRAGVGFIPVRKAGKLPGATLSQAYDLEYGSAEIEVHAEDIGAEDRILIVDDVLATGGTAEASIQLVRRAGAKVVGVAVLMELGFLPGRAKLESALLGAPLEALIVV, from the coding sequence GTGGCGGACTACCCGGAGCCGGGGGTGATGTTCAAGGACATCACCCCGCTCCTGGCGGACCCGGCCGCGTTCACGGCGCTCACGGACGCGCTCGCCGAGATCGTCGTGAGCACCGGCGCGACGAAGGTCGTGGGCCTGGAGGCCCGTGGGTTCATCCTCGGCGCCCCGGCGGCCGTCCGCGCGGGCGTCGGCTTCATCCCCGTGCGCAAGGCTGGCAAGCTCCCCGGAGCGACCCTCAGCCAGGCGTACGACCTGGAGTACGGCTCGGCCGAGATCGAGGTGCACGCGGAGGACATCGGCGCTGAGGACCGGATCCTGATCGTCGACGACGTGCTTGCCACCGGCGGTACCGCGGAGGCGTCGATCCAGCTCGTCCGCCGCGCGGGCGCGAAGGTCGTGGGCGTCGCGGTCCTGATGGAGTTGGGATTCCTGCCGGGGCGCGCCAAGCTGGAGTCCGCGCTGTTGGGTGCCCCGCTGGAAGCGCTGATCGTGGTCTGA